A DNA window from Campylobacter anatolicus contains the following coding sequences:
- the argB gene encoding acetylglutamate kinase yields MVSNLLKAEILVNALPYIKKYYGKTIVIKYGGAAMVNKKAREQFIKDVVLMKFVGINPVIVHGGGPEINEMLAKIGKQSRFVGGNRVTDEETMEIVEMVLSGKVNKSIVADINKYGGKAIGLSGKDNNLVMVEKKYIYDENLNSPEDGKIVQRDGKKFKKIDIGFVGEIKQVSPNIINLLEDNSYIPVISSIGVDENGQTYNVNADYVAGAIAGKLQADRMIFLTDVDGIMLDYHDRSTLIQEISVSGVKELINDGTISGGMLPKVTTCLKSIEMGVHKVIILNGKLEHSLLLELFTTEGAGTLIKKDI; encoded by the coding sequence ATGGTTTCAAATTTATTAAAGGCTGAAATTTTAGTAAATGCCCTACCATACATTAAAAAATATTATGGCAAAACGATCGTTATCAAATACGGCGGTGCAGCAATGGTAAATAAAAAAGCTAGAGAGCAGTTTATCAAAGATGTTGTGCTTATGAAATTTGTAGGTATTAACCCAGTCATCGTGCATGGTGGAGGGCCTGAGATAAATGAGATGTTGGCTAAGATAGGTAAACAAAGTCGCTTTGTCGGTGGTAACCGCGTAACAGACGAAGAGACGATGGAGATCGTAGAGATGGTGCTATCTGGCAAGGTAAATAAGAGCATAGTCGCTGATATAAACAAATATGGCGGAAAGGCGATCGGATTAAGCGGTAAAGATAATAACCTTGTTATGGTTGAGAAAAAATATATCTACGATGAGAATTTAAATAGTCCCGAAGATGGCAAAATAGTGCAGAGAGATGGCAAAAAATTTAAAAAGATTGATATCGGTTTTGTTGGCGAGATAAAACAGGTCAGTCCAAATATAATAAATTTATTAGAAGATAACAGCTATATCCCAGTCATCTCATCAATCGGCGTCGATGAAAACGGACAAACATATAATGTAAATGCCGACTATGTCGCAGGTGCGATAGCTGGAAAGCTTCAAGCTGATAGGATGATATTTCTAACAGACGTTGATGGGATAATGCTTGATTATCACGACAGATCAACATTAATTCAAGAAATAAGCGTAAGTGGCGTAAAAGAGCTTATAAACGACGGTACGATAAGTGGTGGTATGCTACCAAAAGTAACAACCTGCCTAAAATCCATAGAAATGGGCGTACATAAGGTAATCATACTAAATGGCAAACTAGAGCACTCACTACTTTTAGAGCTTTTTACGACAGAAGGTGCCGGAACGCTCATCAAAAAAGACATATAA